From the genome of Streptomyces ficellus:
CCGAGGACGCGGACGAATTCGCCGAGCTGTGCGGGATGTTCATCCACGCCGTACGGCCCGGCGGGCACCTCGTCGCGGCGTTCATGGAGAACATGCCGAGCTACCACATCGGCGCGGGTCTGACCTGGCCCGCCTTCCCCGTGGACACGGCGGCCGTGCGCCACGTCTTCGCCCCGCACACCGAACGGCTCCAGGTCACCCGCGTCGACAAGGACCCGACGCTGCCCGACTACGGGGACACCGGCATGGTGCTGCTCCGCGCGGTCCGCATCCCGGCCGACAACGGAACCGACCGAGGCGACGAGGGAAACGACCGAGGCGACGAGGGAAACGACCGAGGCGACGAGGGAGACGACCGCGACGACGGGGGTGACGTCAGCTGAGCAACTCCCGGTAGAGACGGGCGTACCGTGCTGCGAACCGCTCCGGGCCGAAGCGGTCCTCGACCGTGGCGCGGCCCTGCTCCGACAACACCTGCCACCAGTGCGGCCGGTCCAGCAGCTGCCGCAGCAGGTGCCCGGTCCGGCGCGCGTCACCGACCGGGGCCCGCAGGACCGTGTCGCCCAGCACCGCGAACTGCGGGTGGTCGCCGAGGATCACCGGCCGGCCGGTGCTCAGCGCCTCCAGCACCGTCAGCGGCACGTCCGCCCTCGCGCCCAGCACCTGGGGCACGAACAACAACACGTCCGCCGACGCCATCAGCGCCCGCATGTCCGGCACGTGCCCGAGCACCTCCACGTCCCGCAGGCCCTCGTGCTCCGCCAGCGCCAGCAGGGACGCGGCCGGCGAGCGCCCCGGGTAACCGCTGCGGGGGCGCAGCGCCAGCGTCAGCCGGAACCGGGCACCGGCCCTGGCGGCCACCCCGGCAGCCATGACGGCCTCCTCCGCGCCCCCGTTGGGGCCGACGTGGCCGATGACGAGCACCCGGGGCGTGGGCCCCGACGGGCGGGGCGTGTACGGCCACCGCTCCAGCCGGACCACCGGGGGAAGCACCAGTACGTGGCCGAATCCCGCGGAACTCAGCTCTCTCGCGGTCGCCGAGGAGAGGGCCACGGTCTGGCCGAGCGGCCGCGACCGGCGCAGCACACGGGTGTCCCGCACACCCGGGACGGTGTGCAGGACGGGTTTGCCGCGCAGCAGCGGCGGCAGCATCCGGGAGAACGCGGGGAAGCCCTCGTCGACGCTGAGCACCGCGTGGACGAGGTCGGCGTGGCGGGCCAGGGCGGCTCCGGCGGCGGCCATCAGGGGCCGTCGCAGGCGCCGGGGGAGGCCGTCCACGCCCGGCAGCGGCACCTGCCGGCCGTGGTCCACCGGCGGGGACCCGCCCCGGTGCGGCCAGTGGGTGAACCAGGTGAAGTCCGCGTCGCTCACCGCCTCCGCGACGGCCGCCGCCAGCTGGGTGTCCGTACCGCCCGGACGGTCCAGAGAGCTGCCGGCGAGCAACAGGACGCGCGGGCGGCGCGCTCCGGGCGTCATGGCCGCACCGCGCGGGACGGGCCGGCACACGCGGTCCCGGCGGCACCCGGGACCCCGGCGTACGCGACGGCGGCGTACGGGGTGATGTGCACGACGGCGCTCCCGGTCCGGTGGGGCGAGCACCGGGCCGGGAACGACCGCGCTGCGATGCCGAACGCCGTCGGCGCCCGGGCGTCGCGCGGCACCGGCGCGTACGCCACGAGCGGCCCGACGGCGGGTTCCGGCACCGCTTCCCCGGGGATGGTGGCCACGGCGCGGGGCGTCCGCATCCGCCCGTCGCTCCGGGGCCACCCGACATGGACCGTGGGAAGGGGGGCGCGCGGCGCCGGCCACGACCAGGTGGCCGGCGCACGCGCGTCAGAGGATGTGCGGGGGCGGGTACGGGCGGCGAACGCGCCGGGCCGCAACGCCCGGTACGGCCCGCACGGGGCCGTGGAGGGTGGTGGATCCGCCGGGGCTGGACCGCCGTCGGAATCGTCGTCGCGACGGCGCGCCGTGGCGTGCGAGGCGACGGAGCGGCCGCGTCGGCGGCGGGGCGCGGAACACGGCCTGCGCACGGCCACGCACCGTGAGGTGGCGGCGAGCGCCACACGGTCCGACGTCCGGCGTGCGGGATGGGGGCCGGGCCGTGCGCCGTGGGCGCTGTCCGGGGCTCCCGCGACAGGCCGGTTCGCAGGCCAGTCCGTCACCCGCCGCAGCGGGTGCGGAACACAAGGCGCCGGATTCCGGCTTGCCTGGACGGAGGACACGGACATCCTCTCCCTGGACGTGTCTGCCAGGAGCATGGCCTGCTTGATGTCAATCCGTAGCACACCCCCACATTCCTCGTCAATGGTCGGCCGTTCCCGCCGCGATCACCGGCTTCCGTGGCCGCCGATTCCGGCGGGAAGAACCCAGGGAAGCGACGGGAAAGCAACGGGAAAGCGATGGGGGAGCAACGTGCGGTCATTCCGCGGCCGTCGTCCGCTTCTCGCGCTCCGGGACTAGAATTCGGTGCATGGTCGGGCGAATCGAGGACTACGCCCTCATCGGAGACCTGGAAACGGCGGCCCTGGTCGGGAAGGACGGGGCGATCGACTGGCTGTGTGTGCCACGTTTCGATTCACCCGCCTGTTTCGCCGCTCTTCTCGGGAGCGAGGACAACGGTCGCTGGCGCATCGCGCCGGCCGGAGCGGCCACGTGCAGCCGGCGGTCCTACGTGCCCGACACCCTCGTCCTGGAAACGGTCTGGGAGACCGTCGGCGGGGCCGTGAAGGTCACCGACTTCATGCCGCCCCGGGGCGGACTCCCGCAGGTCGTACGGCGGGTCGAGGGGCTGTCCGGACGGGTCGCCATGCGCGCCGACCTGACCGTCCGCTTCGACAACGGGCGGATCGTCCCCTGGACGCGCACCGTCGACGCGCGGACGGTGGTGGCGGTCGCCGGGCCCGACTCGGCCCTGCTGCACGCCGACGCCGCGGTGGACCTGTCCGTCACCACGCCCCGTACGTCGTGCGCGTTCTCCGTGGCGGCGGGGGAGCGGGTCACGTTCGTGCTCCGCTGGAGCCCTTCCCACCTTCCCGCGAACCCCGGCGGGGACACGGAGGAACTCCTCGCCGGCACGCTGGACTTCTGGCGCACCTGGACCTCGAAATGTTTGTACCAGGGGCCGTGGCGGGACGTGGTCGTCCGCTCACTGGTGACCCTCAAGGCGCTCACCTACGAACCGACGGGCGGAATCGTCGCCGCCGTCACCTCCTCCCTCCCGGAATGCCTGGGAGGTGAACGGAATTGGGACTACCGATTCTGCTGGCTGCGCGATTCCACCTTCACCCTGTCCTGTCTCCTGCGCTCCGGATACCGCGAGGAGGCCGTCGCCTGGAAGGACTGGCTGGTGCGCGCCGTCGCGGGGGAGCCCTCCGACCTCCAGCCGCTGTACGGCGTGGGCGGCCAGCGCCGGCTCGTCGAGACCCTCGCGCCCTGGCTGGCCGGCTACGAGGGCTCCGAGCCCGTGCGGTTCGGCAACGCCGCCGTGGGCCAGCTCCAGCTCGACGTGTACGGCGAGGTGCTCAACACCGTCTACTCCGCACTGCGGGCCGGGGTCGCCATCGACACCCAGGTGTGGCGCCTGATCGCCTCGTTCATGGAGTACCTGGAGAAGCACTGGCGCGAGCCGGACGCGGGACTGTGGGAAGTGCGGGGCCCCCGGCGCCACTTCGTCCACTCGAAGATCATGTGCTGGGTCGCCGCCGACCGTGCCCTGCGCATGGCCAGGGTCGCCGGTCTGCGCGGCTCGGCGGAGCGCTGGCGCGCCATGCGGCAGGAGATCCGCAAGGACGTGCTGCGCCACGGCTGGGACGACGAGATGGGCTGTTTCGTGCAGTACTACGGCTCACGGCGGGTCGACGCGGCGGTGCTGCTCATGCCCAAGCTCGGCTTCCTCCCGCCGGACGACCGCCGGCTGCGGGGCACGCTGGAAGCGGTCCGGCGGCTCGACCACCACGGGTTCCTGCGCCGGTACGCCGACACCGGCGGCCCCGGCCGCGTGAACGAGGTGGACGGGCTGTACGGCGGCGAGGGCACGTTCCTGGCCTGCTCCCTCTGGTTCGCGGACTCGCTTGCCATGACGGGCCGCCGCGACGAGGGCCGCGAGCTGTTCGAACGCGTCCTGGACGTGCGCAACGACGTCGGACTGCTGTCGGAGGAGTGGGACCCGGTGTCCCGCCGGCAGCTCGGCAACCTGCCCCAGGCGTTCAGCCACGTGGCCCTGGTCAACACGGCGTTCGCCCTGCACGGCACGCGCGCCGAGAGCCGCAACGGCAACGGCCGGCACGGCGACGGGAGCCGCAACGGCCGGCACGGCGACGGGAGCCGCACGGAGAGCGGCTCCCGTGTCCGGGCGGCCCGTTGAGGGCATCGCCCGTCATGTGCTGTTGGTCGCGTCGGGCTCTCTCTGCCGGCGCAGCAGCGCCGAGGCGGCCAGGAGTGCCGTGACCATCGCACAGGTCACCGCGGCGGCGCCCGACCAGGCCCACGTCCGCCCCAGGCTGCTCTGCAACAGGGCGAACCCGCTGCTGCCCGCGATCCCGTGCAGGGCGACCACCCCGACGGCGGTCGCGGCCGCGGTGCCCCACACGCGCGGGGAGTCCCGCACGATCAGCCACTCGCCGAGCACCAGGCAGACCACGGTGATCACGAGCGCCAGGGCGTCCGCGTACCCGCCGGACCGCAGTCCGCCGAAGTCCGTGGGCAGGTGGAGGACACCGCAGGCGAACAGGGCCGCGGCGGCGGGCCAGCGGAGCGCGGACCGGGGCGACGCCGGGGCGTCCTCACCGGCCGCCTCCGGCACCAGGACCTTGGTCTCCGGCGCCGGGGCCGACGCCAGCGAAGCGGACCTGGGCGGGCGGACGTTGGGGTTCTCGGGCACCGTCGGGACGGCGCCGCCGCCCGCTGCCGCGCCGGACGCGGTGGCGGGGGTCGTACCCGCCCCGGGTGCGCGGGCCGGGGCGTCGCCGGTGCCGAGGATGCTCACCAGCTCGACGACGTCCTCGATGGGCCTGCCGACGGCCGCGGCGCGCAGCGTCGTGTCGCTGTCGTCGAGCTGGTGACCGGCCTCGTTGAGCATCGCGACCAGCTGCCGGACCTCCTCCAGCGGACGGGCGACCGCGGCGGCGCGCAACGCCTCGTCGGCGGGGCTGTCGACGGCCTTGGTGTGCTTGAGCTGGGTCACCAGCGCGGTGACCTCCTCCAGCGGGCGGTACGTGGCCGCCGTCCAGATCAGTGTCCGTATGCGCTCGTCGCCGTCCTCGTCGTCCGTCTCCGTGCCCGACGACTCACCGAGGACGGCGTCGACGAGCGCCGGGTCGACCGCTGCCGCGCCCTCCCCGTCCCCGGACTTCGCGCCGGCCGTCATGGTCCCGCTCTCGGGGTCCTCACCGGCCGCGTCGGCGGGCCGGGCGTCGTCGGCGGGTGCGGCGTCCCTGGACTCGGCCCCGGCGCGGGCGCTCTCCGTGTACGCGGGCTCCGCGTACGAGGCGTCGGCGTAGGCGGGCTCCGCGTGCGAGGCGTCGGCGTGGGGAGCGTGGGCGTGCGCGCGCGGGGCGTCGGTGCTCGGGGCCTCGGCGTGCGCCGGCTCGCTGTACGAGGGCTCGCTGTACGCGGGCTCGTCCTGCGGGGGCTCGCCGTACGAGGGCGCGCCCTGCGCGCGGTCGCCGTGCGCGCGGTCGCCGTACATGGGCTCGTCCTGCGTGGGCTCGCCGTATCCGGGTTCGCGGTAGACGGTGTGGCGGGGCGTGTTCTCGCCCGGCGCGGTGACCGGTGGGGCGGGCGGCGTGGCCGAGATTCCGTACGCCGGTGTGGTGTCCGTGCGCACCGTGCCGAGCGGTTCGGCCGGCGGGGCGGGCGCGCGCGTCCCCTGGGGGCGGGTCCCGTTGGTAGGGACGCCGTTCGGCTGCGTCCCGTTGGGCTGAGCCCCGTTGGGCTGCGTCCCGTTCGCGGGGGCCGGCTCCGGGGGTACCACGGGCGTGAACCTGCCGCTGATGTGCGTCGTCGCGGCCGCGGGGGGCGTGGCCGCCGGGGCGGCGCCCCTGCGCACGGCGTCGGCGTGCACGGCGTCGACGGGCACCGTGCCGAACGGCGGCTCGCCATGGGCGCCGGTGACCTGTGCGCCGTGCGGGGCGGGCGGCGGGGAGGTGCTGGCGGGAGGGTCGGGCGGGTGGGGCGGTTTGGCCCGGTCAGGGGCCGCCGCCGCGGGGCGAGTTGTGGGGTCGTCGGTGGTCATGGCGTGGCTCCGATCGCCGGACTCCGGTGAGGCACACACCGTGTCGGTCGTCGTGCGCCGCTGAGGGCGCGCGGTTTGCACCATCTAATGGGCACGCCGGTGAATTGCGCCATCCGGGAAGGGCAGACGGGGTACGCCGCGCCCCGGGGCTAGCGGGGTCCTCGCGGACCGGGGTGCCCGGACCGGTGAACTGCCCTGCAAGCGTTTGAACGTTGTACGTCATCACCTAAACGCGCCATTTGCATGTCGCGGGGGACTGCGTTCCACTGGAAGTGGAAGCAAGCATTCCTTTCCGCATGAGGGGATGGTGGCATGACGACCGAGTACGAGCTCCGCGACCGGACCAAGGTCTCGGACACCGACATCGAAGAGGCCCTCAACCCG
Proteins encoded in this window:
- a CDS encoding glycosyltransferase family 4 protein, producing MTPGARRPRVLLLAGSSLDRPGGTDTQLAAAVAEAVSDADFTWFTHWPHRGGSPPVDHGRQVPLPGVDGLPRRLRRPLMAAAGAALARHADLVHAVLSVDEGFPAFSRMLPPLLRGKPVLHTVPGVRDTRVLRRSRPLGQTVALSSATARELSSAGFGHVLVLPPVVRLERWPYTPRPSGPTPRVLVIGHVGPNGGAEEAVMAAGVAARAGARFRLTLALRPRSGYPGRSPAASLLALAEHEGLRDVEVLGHVPDMRALMASADVLLFVPQVLGARADVPLTVLEALSTGRPVILGDHPQFAVLGDTVLRAPVGDARRTGHLLRQLLDRPHWWQVLSEQGRATVEDRFGPERFAARYARLYRELLS
- a CDS encoding glycoside hydrolase family 15 protein, which codes for MVGRIEDYALIGDLETAALVGKDGAIDWLCVPRFDSPACFAALLGSEDNGRWRIAPAGAATCSRRSYVPDTLVLETVWETVGGAVKVTDFMPPRGGLPQVVRRVEGLSGRVAMRADLTVRFDNGRIVPWTRTVDARTVVAVAGPDSALLHADAAVDLSVTTPRTSCAFSVAAGERVTFVLRWSPSHLPANPGGDTEELLAGTLDFWRTWTSKCLYQGPWRDVVVRSLVTLKALTYEPTGGIVAAVTSSLPECLGGERNWDYRFCWLRDSTFTLSCLLRSGYREEAVAWKDWLVRAVAGEPSDLQPLYGVGGQRRLVETLAPWLAGYEGSEPVRFGNAAVGQLQLDVYGEVLNTVYSALRAGVAIDTQVWRLIASFMEYLEKHWREPDAGLWEVRGPRRHFVHSKIMCWVAADRALRMARVAGLRGSAERWRAMRQEIRKDVLRHGWDDEMGCFVQYYGSRRVDAAVLLMPKLGFLPPDDRRLRGTLEAVRRLDHHGFLRRYADTGGPGRVNEVDGLYGGEGTFLACSLWFADSLAMTGRRDEGRELFERVLDVRNDVGLLSEEWDPVSRRQLGNLPQAFSHVALVNTAFALHGTRAESRNGNGRHGDGSRNGRHGDGSRTESGSRVRAAR